Proteins co-encoded in one Parascardovia denticolens DSM 10105 = JCM 12538 genomic window:
- a CDS encoding Na+/H+ antiporter NhaA, whose protein sequence is MTEEARLDTDFHQVALDEERGRGRTLTLVARLSYSDRASGLIMLAFALAGLLCANLPLTRGFYHGLSEWTIGLPGTNLMLGIGHWAQDGLLTIFFLVVGLELKQELTTGSLANPRAAAVPMIAALGGVLLPPAVFLVVAGIGSRLDLMHGLAFSLVAHGWAVPTATDIAFSLAILAIFAKSLPGSIRAFLMTLATVDDLLGIIIIALFYSSLNAWYWFLAVIILAACWAFLVRRRRVPWVLVALVGICAWAAMYEAGIHPTLAGVLVGLLTPSRPLFEEESPRAERYHDKLQPFSALLALPIFAFFATGISFTGSEAGIAAAAGSAAGTAAGSVSAFTLSPIVWGIVAALVIGKPVGVVAATWISTHLFRLKLAPGLKVRALIPMATACGIGFTVAFLMASLAYHHELLQNEARFGVLIGSLLSAALAAILLRRQEKRFKRTGALA, encoded by the coding sequence ATGACCGAAGAGGCAAGGTTGGACACCGACTTCCATCAGGTGGCCCTAGACGAGGAGCGGGGAAGGGGCCGAACGCTGACCCTGGTGGCCCGCTTGTCTTACTCGGACCGGGCTTCCGGTCTGATCATGCTCGCCTTCGCCCTCGCCGGGCTCCTGTGCGCCAACCTTCCCTTGACTAGAGGCTTCTACCATGGTCTTTCGGAGTGGACCATCGGTCTGCCCGGGACGAATCTCATGCTGGGGATAGGGCATTGGGCCCAGGACGGCCTGCTGACCATCTTCTTCCTGGTGGTGGGGTTGGAGCTGAAACAGGAGTTGACGACCGGTTCCTTGGCCAATCCCCGGGCCGCGGCTGTCCCGATGATCGCCGCCTTAGGTGGAGTCCTTCTGCCCCCTGCGGTTTTTCTGGTAGTGGCGGGCATCGGTTCCCGCCTGGACCTGATGCATGGGTTGGCCTTCTCCTTGGTCGCTCACGGATGGGCGGTGCCGACCGCCACGGACATCGCTTTCTCCCTGGCCATCCTGGCGATTTTCGCCAAAAGCCTGCCCGGCTCCATCCGGGCCTTTCTCATGACCCTGGCCACGGTCGATGACCTCTTGGGAATCATCATCATCGCCCTTTTCTACTCGTCTTTGAACGCCTGGTATTGGTTCCTGGCGGTCATCATCCTGGCCGCCTGTTGGGCCTTTCTGGTCCGCCGCCGGCGGGTTCCGTGGGTCCTGGTCGCTCTTGTGGGGATTTGCGCCTGGGCGGCCATGTATGAGGCCGGAATCCATCCCACCCTGGCCGGGGTCCTTGTGGGGCTTTTGACCCCTTCGCGTCCTCTGTTTGAGGAGGAATCGCCCCGGGCGGAGCGTTACCATGACAAGCTGCAGCCCTTCTCCGCCCTTCTGGCCCTGCCGATTTTCGCCTTTTTCGCCACGGGCATCAGTTTTACCGGCTCCGAGGCTGGGATTGCGGCTGCAGCTGGCTCCGCGGCTGGAACCGCTGCTGGTTCGGTCTCGGCTTTCACCTTGTCTCCCATCGTCTGGGGGATCGTCGCGGCCTTGGTCATCGGCAAGCCTGTGGGGGTGGTAGCCGCCACCTGGATCAGCACCCACCTTTTCCGACTCAAGCTCGCTCCCGGTCTGAAGGTCAGGGCCTTGATTCCCATGGCCACGGCTTGCGGCATCGGTTTCACCGTCGCCTTCCTCATGGCCTCCTTGGCCTATCATCATGAGCTTTTGCAGAATGAGGCCCGATTCGGCGTTTTGATTGGCTCTCTCCTGTCCGCCGCCTTGGCCGCTATTCTTTTGCGCAGGCAGGAGAAACGGTTCAAGCGGACGGGGGCCTTGGCCTGA
- a CDS encoding LOG family protein, with translation MTEADFSGIGEENAEQWIDGVAEEFREGFQTLSAIGPAISIFGSARLSQDNKYCLAAERMARLAVGKGRAVITGGGPGIMEAANRGAKLAGGRSVGLGIILPHEQKLNPYVDTSITFKHFFVRKTMFMQHSQGIIVCPGGFGTFDEMFEALTLVQTHKAPHMPIVLFEKDYWQELFTWLKTTVLDSGMISTFDPGTVFFTNSEAEAVDLVTRD, from the coding sequence ATGACTGAAGCGGATTTTTCCGGCATTGGCGAAGAGAACGCGGAGCAATGGATCGATGGGGTGGCGGAGGAATTCCGCGAAGGTTTCCAGACCCTTTCCGCCATCGGCCCCGCCATTTCCATCTTTGGCTCCGCCCGGCTCTCCCAAGATAACAAGTACTGCCTGGCGGCCGAGAGGATGGCCCGGCTGGCCGTCGGAAAGGGGAGGGCCGTCATCACCGGCGGAGGGCCGGGAATCATGGAGGCCGCCAACCGAGGGGCCAAACTGGCCGGGGGAAGGTCGGTCGGCTTGGGCATCATCCTCCCGCATGAGCAAAAGCTGAACCCCTACGTGGACACCTCCATCACCTTCAAACACTTCTTCGTGCGCAAGACCATGTTCATGCAGCATTCGCAAGGTATCATCGTCTGCCCGGGCGGTTTCGGCACTTTCGACGAGATGTTCGAGGCCCTGACCCTGGTCCAGACGCATAAGGCCCCGCACATGCCCATCGTCCTGTTCGAAAAAGACTATTGGCAGGAGCTATTCACGTGGCTGAAGACCACGGTCCTGGATAGCGGGATGATCTCCACCTTCGACCCGGGGACGGTTTTCTTCACAAACAGCGAGGCCGAAGCCGTCGACCTGGTCACCCGGGACTGA
- a CDS encoding succinate dehydrogenase/fumarate reductase iron-sulfur subunit — protein MQKQGISWVQEYEVTVPKQETLLNVLLMIKRQQDPGLAFRYSCGHGMCGSDAVRVNGAPTLLCTATVEYWAKDAAENGHRLFRRTIPAPAQVGETGEEETLVGKTRIKAEDTKDTRDAQSEPSDGPAPAKVIDISPLAGFPILKDLIVDIDPMLEAIKRFQPYLQATGQLKTTESGKIDAFEYLQSPQELTRFEQLSTCISCGVCEGACPIYSGGEAFVGPAALVHEMRFIEDSRDQATEKRWTDLGASDALSACQSVRACSLNCPQGIDVGEVIWQAITKKKRLQNQRNE, from the coding sequence GTGCAAAAGCAGGGGATCTCGTGGGTGCAAGAGTACGAAGTGACCGTCCCCAAACAGGAGACCCTTCTGAACGTCCTGCTGATGATCAAACGCCAGCAAGATCCCGGACTGGCCTTCCGCTACTCCTGCGGACACGGCATGTGCGGGTCCGACGCGGTCCGGGTCAACGGCGCTCCTACCCTCTTATGCACGGCGACCGTGGAGTATTGGGCCAAGGACGCGGCGGAAAACGGTCATCGTCTTTTCCGAAGGACCATTCCCGCGCCCGCCCAGGTCGGGGAGACAGGCGAGGAGGAAACTCTGGTCGGAAAAACTCGGATTAAGGCCGAAGACACCAAGGATACCAGGGACGCTCAAAGCGAGCCGTCCGACGGTCCCGCTCCTGCGAAGGTCATCGATATCTCCCCCTTGGCCGGCTTCCCCATCCTCAAGGACTTGATTGTGGACATCGACCCGATGCTGGAGGCAATCAAACGTTTCCAACCTTACCTGCAGGCGACAGGTCAGCTGAAAACGACCGAATCCGGCAAAATCGACGCTTTCGAATATCTGCAAAGCCCACAGGAACTGACCAGGTTCGAGCAGCTCTCCACCTGCATCTCCTGCGGGGTCTGCGAAGGGGCTTGTCCGATCTATTCCGGCGGAGAAGCTTTCGTCGGTCCTGCGGCCCTGGTCCACGAGATGCGTTTCATCGAGGATTCCCGCGATCAGGCGACGGAAAAGCGCTGGACCGACCTGGGCGCATCCGACGCCCTGTCTGCCTGCCAATCCGTCCGCGCCTGTTCTCTGAACTGTCCACAAGGCATTGACGTCGGCGAAGTCATCTGGCAGGCGATCACCAAGAAAAAGCGACTCCAGAATCAGCGCAACGAGTAG
- a CDS encoding O-methyltransferase — protein MDSARHTSIAKMWEFIEQHELDQEDERTRAIRGKETAAASSDFPFPSPACASAGQCAFIANQALASQATSVIIISTNPLLETLHLVKVLSDEAVVTVVNPSGHANEETRRELTRIQNETALTLRMVNAAVENYLPRLNENDYDLVILGKGVSDWDQAITMSSRLLRSGGVLIINDLMALSNPGNKGGVVNPADRTSQTVAMRDLVAQLPEDEDFSSVLLPIGTGLFFSVRR, from the coding sequence ATGGACAGTGCACGACATACTTCGATAGCCAAGATGTGGGAATTCATCGAACAGCATGAGTTGGATCAGGAGGACGAACGCACCCGGGCGATCCGGGGCAAAGAGACGGCGGCCGCCTCTTCCGACTTTCCCTTCCCCAGCCCGGCTTGCGCGAGCGCTGGACAGTGCGCCTTCATCGCCAACCAGGCCCTTGCTTCGCAGGCCACGTCGGTGATCATCATCAGCACCAACCCCCTGCTGGAGACCTTGCACTTGGTCAAGGTCCTATCCGACGAAGCCGTCGTCACCGTGGTGAATCCCAGCGGACACGCCAACGAGGAAACCCGCCGTGAACTGACCCGAATCCAGAACGAGACCGCCCTCACCCTGCGTATGGTGAACGCGGCCGTGGAGAACTACTTGCCCCGGTTGAACGAAAACGATTACGACCTGGTCATCCTCGGCAAAGGCGTCAGCGACTGGGACCAGGCCATCACCATGTCTTCCCGCCTTCTGCGGTCAGGGGGCGTCCTAATCATCAACGACCTCATGGCCCTCAGCAACCCGGGGAATAAGGGCGGAGTGGTCAACCCAGCCGACCGCACGAGCCAAACCGTGGCTATGAGGGACCTAGTCGCGCAGCTGCCCGAGGACGAAGATTTCTCTTCCGTCCTCCTTCCCATCGGCACTGGTCTTTTCTTCTCCGTCCGTCGGTAG